TTGTATTTTGTGGTTTCATTAATGGTTAAGCTATTAAGGCGGTCGCTTAGCCCTTATTCAAAAAAAAAAAAAAAAAAAAAGAAAATTGTGTGCATGCATATGGGTTCCGTCACATATTCCATCTTTCTTTGTTCTTACATATTTCTAGTAACCTGCTTGTGGTTTTGAATTTATATTGACCTTCCAAAACGAACTTCTCAATGACTCAATCTATATATTTCGGAAGCTATTTATGTGAAAGAATACAGAGAAGTCCGAACTCAATACTTAGGGTGTTATCTGTGGAGACAAATTTTGTTACACTAGTGCTAGTTGGCCATTGGGAAATGGCCGGAGATCAACCTCTGCAAAATTCCATGAATAATTGGCTAGTCCTTATCTAAAACTCCCATACTACTTTTTCTGTAGGAAATTATCAGAGTTTGGCAAGAATTCAAGCAGCCAAGTTCACAAAGTTGACTAATAAAAATGAAGAACATACACTAAAAAATTGACTAAGAACTTTGGACAGATTTTTCAGAAACCATGCATGCATATCCAAGTCCATAAATATAGATACTCAAATACCAAATTCATAAGAGAGCAGATATCTTCTCAAGAAAAATAAATACAGAGAGCAAGTATGGCTGCCATGTCCACCAAGTCGTGCTCTCAAGCTCTCACTGTCTTACTAGTAATCCTCCATGTCTTTGTCTCAAACTCTTACGCCGGATCCATTGTAGTTTACTGGGGCCAAAATGAGGGAGAAGGCTCACTCACAGCAGCATGTGACTCAGGAAGATATCGTATCGTAAACATAGCATTCCTCTCACAATATGGCAATGGCCAAACACCTCAGATCAACTTAGCCGGTCATTGCGATCCAAGATCAAGGGGTTGCGTAAACCTGAGCACAGACATAAAACATTGCCAAAGCAAAGGCATCAAGGTCCTCCTTTCCATTGGTGGTGCTGATGGGAACTATGGACTATCATCAGATGCTGATGCCGGGAAAGTAGCAGACTACATATGGAATAACTTCTTGGGAGGGCAATCCAGCTCAAGGCCTCTAGGTGACGCCGTTTTGGACGGGGTAGATTTCGACATTGAGAAAGGCGGATCACACTACGATACACTTGCTAGGAAGTTGTCACAGTATAGCCAAAGAGGGAAGAAAGTGTACTTAGGAGCAGCACCACAGTG
Above is a window of Fragaria vesca subsp. vesca linkage group LG7, FraVesHawaii_1.0, whole genome shotgun sequence DNA encoding:
- the LOC101302003 gene encoding basic endochitinase-like, with the protein product MSTKSCSQALTVLLVILHVFVSNSYAGSIVVYWGQNEGEGSLTAACDSGRYRIVNIAFLSQYGNGQTPQINLAGHCDPRSRGCVNLSTDIKHCQSKGIKVLLSIGGADGNYGLSSDADAGKVADYIWNNFLGGQSSSRPLGDAVLDGVDFDIEKGGSHYDTLARKLSQYSQRGKKVYLGAAPQCPFPDQFVNGALSTGLFDYVWVQFYNNPQCEFTTSNPNAFRNSWNKWTSSIQAGQFFVGLPASKAAAGDGYVSTGDLINQVLPFVKKSAKYGGIMLYDRFEDIKTGYSSKVIGSV